From a region of the Vairimorpha necatrix chromosome 4, complete sequence genome:
- a CDS encoding elongator complex protein 4, whose product MSSFIRNQNLKKRKTGIPIFDTFINTLDNGIFILIKEDEYSYMHNFLLNIFMSEGVHENEKNLLTVNKDGLPEIYDRIDNLECTEQLSKMYIAWRYKDLRRKNEECEYSLTNYLEAKHERLLKKDTTLSNIISKLKNTKNFRISLYSLFSPSYDCENIEKNLYEIRKFIRENNHICMVSIPTFFYPNINFNQFFDVVLSLDSNIFTGYLPNYKAILHFEKISLVNKIRENQIDTFKYGIKFSKNRIIIEKIDIPPEDIAESNGCMNF is encoded by the coding sequence ATGAGCTCGTTTATaagaaatcaaaatttaaaaaaacggAAAACGGGAATTCCGATATTTGAcacttttataaatactCTCGATAAcggcatttttattttaataaaagaagatgAATACTCTTATATGCATAACTTCTTATTAAACATCTTTATGTCGGAAGGTGTACatgaaaatgaaaaaaatctattaaCCGTTAATAAAGATGGCTTACCGGAAATTTATGATAGAATTGACAATTTGGAATGCACAGAACAATTAAGTAAAATGTACATTGCTTGGAGATACAAGGATTTACGTCGAAAGAATGAAGAATGCGAATATTCATTGACAAATTATCTAGAAGCCAAGCACGAACGTctgttaaaaaaagatactACACtttcaaatataatttcaaaattaaaaaatacgaaaaattttagaatatcGTTATATTCACTTTTTTCGCCATCCTATGATTGcgaaaatattgaaaaaaatctttatgaaatcagaaaatttattagaGAAAATAATCATATTTGTATGGTATCGATTCccacatttttttatcccaatattaattttaatcaattttttgatgTCGTTTTATCTTTagattcaaatatttttactgGTTATTTACCAAATTATAAAGCCATTCTtcattttgaaaaaatatcattggTTAATAAAATTCGCGAAAATCAAATTGACACATTTAAATATggaattaaattttcaaaaaatagaattattatagaaaaaattgatataCCTCCTGAAGATATAGCAGAATCTAATGGGTgtatgaatttttaa
- a CDS encoding nucleolar protein 58 (NOP58): MIYLFENATGFTLFKKQDSKVKKINSYDFKNNDELLETYTLLNKNKLPKNLEIFISSEFAKLDEVLCVRDNKLQSLLSEKCGISVQFDKEGDFKQIKNELDKFVDDENKIKTLFLSHKLALDKISYNTDKLDAMIIQSINLLIDIDKDINLHCMRLREWYGSHFPELSLIIDDNYQYLKVVSEIKNRNTCTLEKLKNVTGEQAEKIFKLAKNSMGTDLSDEDLINIINDCASVIKNFEYRTNLSNYIKEKMVVVAPNLTNLIGEFMGARLLSKAGSLDTLAKYPSSTVQLLGAEKSLFQSLRNKSNTPKYGLIFESSILGQVAPEYKGKVARSLAAKISLCAKLDASPNNQSGSFGLDSKNKLMNRIKNLENRSKPKKSVTVKSKFLIKNSEKYDDKNDVKRSKKN, encoded by the coding sequence atgatttatcTATTTGAAAATGCAACTGGTTTCACACTATTTAAAAAGCAGGACTCAAAAgttaagaaaattaattcatacgactttaaaaataatgatgaACTGCTTGAAACATATACtttactaaataaaaataaattaccaaaaaatttggaaatttttataagttcTGAATTTGCAAAGTTGGATGAAGTTTTATGTGTCCGAGACAACAAATTACAATCACTTTTAAGTGAGAAATGCGGAATTTCTGTACAATTTGATAAAGAAGGagattttaaacaaattaaaaacgaacttgataaatttgttgacgatgaaaataaaattaaaacactTTTCTTATCACACAAATTAGCATTggataaaatatcttaCAATACTGATAAGCTTGATGCAATGATAATCCAAtctataaatcttttaatagATATTGATAAAGATATAAATCTTCATTGTATGAGACTAAGGGAATGGTATGGATCTCATTTTCCCGAATTATCATTAATAATAGATGATAATTATCAATATCTCAAGGTAGTTTcggaaattaaaaacagaAACACTTGTACacttgaaaaattaaaaaatgtaacAGGTGAACAGGccgaaaaaatttttaaattagcAAAAAATTCAATGGGTACAGATTTATCAGATGAAGATTTAATTAACATTATAAATGATTGCGCAAgtgtaataaaaaattttgaatatcgtacaaatttatcaaattacATTAAAGAGAAAATGGTAGTAGTTGCTCCAAATTTAACTAATCTAATAGGAGAATTTATGGGCGCAAGATTGTTAAGTAAAGCTGGATCTTTGGATACTTTAGCTAAATATCCTTCTTCCACTGTGCAACTCTTAGGAGCTGAAAAGAGTTTATTTCAATctttaagaaataaatcaaaCACACCTAAATATGGCTTAATTTTTGAATCTTCTATACTTGGTCAAGTAGCACCAGAATACAAAGGAAAAGTTGCTCGTTCACTCGCTGctaaaatttcattatgTGCCAAATTAGATGCCTCGCCGAATAACCAATCAGGATCATTTGGTCTCGATTCAAAGAACAAATTAATGAacagaattaaaaatttagaaaatagaaGTAAACCAAAAAAATCTGTCACTGTGAAGTCAAAGTTCttgattaaaaattctGAAAAATATGACGATAAAAATGATGTTAAGCgcagtaaaaaaaattaa
- a CDS encoding asparagine synthase, translating to MVFNRGGDIQKSIKYSNLYLYSSVLAIRSYVEQPVKTNDFIFLYNGEIYNNLESDTIFLKNIISEVIKDLGIKSYDNDLAEIKDPSETLQKIYSKINFYQNELALAIVFKNVLLFFKDDVGKKSLGLCKDKFQLSSVNYDIELNSAFLYSYDINSKALSSYKKKLVSIKYLLETCDYVAKYLLDPSFVFETILGFDEMTKETDIKKFDIKFKSAFKTRLTTNNLVVFFSGGVDSVLVALYLHLVSKKDQEIYLINTGFANSHDRKTGVSAFNELKRVFPNRIWHFIKVDLNIEDIFKIKQSIYKLIYPKTSKMDLNIGIILHFTSLEAKKYSKVCYLGSGADELFCGYNKYKKEGFRHRMLFDTLTLSYHNLLRDDRIISNNNIELRLPILDTEIINESFLLDENFLYDGKQNKIMIRELLKLHGLESVCFVSKKAMQYGTGLNKYEDKFSN from the coding sequence ATGGTGTTTAATAGAGGAGGAGATATACAAAAATctattaaatattcaaatttatatttatattcttcaGTGTTGGCCATAAGATCTTACGTTGAACAACCCGTAAAAACAAAtgatttcatttttttgtataacggcgaaatttataacaatCTGGAAAGTGAcacgatttttttaaaaaatattatcagtgaagttataaaagatttggGAATAAAGAGCTATGACAACGATTTAGCTGAAATAAAGGATCCATCTGAAACATTACAAAAAATCtattctaaaattaatttttaccAAAACGAATTGGCTCTAGCCATTGTATtcaaaaatgttttattgttttttaaagatgACGTCGGAAAGAAAAGTCTTGGTCTGTGTAAAGACAAATTTCAATTGTCCTCTGTAAATTATGATATAGAACTTAATTctgcttttttatattcatatGATATAAATTCTAAGGCATTATCAagttataagaaaaaactaGTCTCGATCAAATATCTTCTCGAAACATGTGATTATGTGgcaaaatatttgttagATCCGTCTTTTGTTTTCGAAACTATTCTTGGTTTTGATGAAATGACAAAAGAAacagatataaaaaaatttgacattaaatttaaaagtgCTTTTAAGACGAGATTAACTACTAATAATCTCGTAGTTTTTTTCAGTGGTGGAGTTGACAGTGTATTAGTTGCTCTTTATCTTCATTTAGTTAGCAAAAAAGAtcaagaaatttatttaattaatactGGATTTGCTAACTCACACGATAGAAAAACGGGAGTTTCTGCATTTAATGAACTAAAAAGAGTTTTTCCTAATAGGATTTGgcattttataaaagtagACTTAAACATTGAagatattttcaaaattaaacagtcgatttacaaattaatttatccAAAAACAAGTAAAATGGATTTAAACATAGGCATTATATTGCATTTTACGTCATTGGAGGCAAAGAAATATTCTAAAGTTTGTTATCTTGGAAGTGGAGCAGATGAATTATTCTGTggatataataaatataaaaaagaaggcTTTAGACATAGAATGTTATTTGATACTTTAACCTTGTCCTATCATAACTTATTAAGAGATGATAGAATTATatctaataataatattgaaCTGAGACTTCCTATATTAGATACTGAAATAATAAACGAATCTTTTTTGTTggatgaaaattttttatatgatggtaaacaaaataaaattatgatcAGAGAACTGTTAAAACTCCATGGATTGGAATCGGTGTGTTTTGTATCAAAGAAAGCCATGCAATACGGCACAGGacttaataaatatgaagataaattttctaattaa